One genomic window of Garra rufa chromosome 2, GarRuf1.0, whole genome shotgun sequence includes the following:
- the eif3s10 gene encoding eukaryotic translation initiation factor 3 subunit A isoform X2, producing MPAYFQRPENALKRANEFLEVGKKQPALDVLYDVIKSKKHRTWQKIHEPIMLKYLELCVDLRKSHLAKEGLYQYKNICQQVNIKSLEDVVRAYLKLAEEKTETAKEESQQMVLDIEDLDNIQTPESVLLSAVSGEDTQDRTDRLLLTPWVKFLWESYRQCLDLLRNNSKVERLYHDIAQQAFKFCLQYTRKAEFRKLCDNLRMHLGQIQRHHNQSTAINLNNPESQSMHLETRLVQLDSAISMELWQEAFKAVEDIHGLFALSKKPPKPQLMANYYNKVSTVFWKSGNALFHACTLHRLYHLSREMRKNLTQEEMQRMSTRVLLATLSIPITPERTDIARLLDMDGIIVEKHRRLATLLGLQSPPTRQSLINDMVRFNLLQYVVPEVKDLYNWLEMDFHPLKLCGRVTKVLNWVRDQAEKESDLQQYVPHLQNNTILRLLQQVAQIYQSIDFSRLASLVPFVDAFQLERSIVDAARHCDLQVRIDHTSRTLSFGSDLNYSTKEDSPVGPFLQNMPSEQIRNQLTAMSSSLAKAIQVIKPPSMLQEHEEQSQLAITAYLKNARKEHQRILARRQTIEERKERLESLNIQREKEELEQREAELQKVRKAEEERLRQEAKEREKERIMQEHEQIKKKTVRERLEQIKKTELGAKAFKDIDIEDLEELDPDFIMAKQVEQLEKEKKELQERLKNQEKKIDYFERAKRLEEIPLIKKAYEEQRVKDMELWELQEEERITNMKMEREKALEHKQRMSRMIEDKENFLSKIKAARSFIYEEKLKQFQERLVEERKKRLEERKKQRKEDRRKSFYQQKEEEAQRIREEQLKKEREERERLEQEQREEEEREYQERLRKLEEQERKQRARQQEIEERERRKEEERKAPEEKPTKEWSEREEGGWRKRGEGESEWRRPVPDRDWRQEGREGREDNEREDRERETPFRRGGDISRRGGSDDRGLRRGFDDERGLRRGGDEDRAPRRGFDEDRAPRRGFDDDRGPRRGDDERAPRRGMDEDRGPRRGDDDRGPRRVFDDDRGPRRGMDEPRGPRRGADDDWGPRRGGGDDERGGRRGMDDSGPRRGDDARPWKPLGRPGGWREREKAREESWGPPRDDGQDDGENEGDERHEGDRFRDRRPPREEGGGWRRGGGEEQSSWRDSRREDFDRDDRRERPMRDRRDDRDRDIRAPNREPDEGGSWRRGGDERREERKDEKEAPPRPRNPDREVGEKSTWRSDKDKENPRRTKNETDDDGWTTVRR from the exons ATGCCAGCCTATTTCCAGAGACCGGAGAATGCTCTTAAGCGAGCAAACG AGTTTCTCGAAGTTGGTAAAAAGCAGCCTGCTTTGGATGTGCTCTACGATGTCATCAAGAGCAAAAAACATCGAACATGGCAGAAGATACACGAGCCTATTATGCTCAAGTACCTGGAGCTCTGTGTGGACCTACGCAAGAGCCACTTGGCAAAGGAGGGACTGTATCAGTACAAAAACATCTGTCAACAG GTGAATATCAAATCTTTGGAGGATGTAGTCCGTGCTTACCTGAAACTTGCAGAAGAGAAGACCGAGACGGCGAAAGAGGAGTCTCAGCAAATGGTGCTGGACATTGaggatcttgacaacattcagACCCCAGAAAG TGTTCTGTTGAGTGCTGTTAGTGGTGAAGACACTCAAGACCGTACTGACAGACTTCTGCTCACGCCATGGGTCAAGTTCTTGTGGGAGTCGTACCGCCAGTGCCTGGACCTGCTAAGGAATAACTCCAAAGTGGAGCGCCTTTACCATGACATTGCTCAGCAAG CGTTTAAGTTTTGCCTGCAGTACACTCGTAAAGCAGAGTTCCGTAAGCTGTGTGACAACCTGCGAATGCACTTGGGACAGATCCAGCGACATCACAACCAGAGCACTGCCATCAACCTGAACAATCCTGAGAGCCAGTCCATGCACCTGGAGACACGTCTGGTCCAGCTGGACAGCGCTATTAGCATGGAGCTGTGGCAG GAAGCTTTCAAAGCAGTTGAAGACATTCATGGATTGTTTGCCCTCTCAAAGAAGCCCCCTAAACCCCAGCTTATGGCCAACTACTACAATAAGGTGTCCACTGTATTCTGGAAGTCTGGCAATGCCTTATTCCATGCCTGCACCCTACACAGGCTCTATCACCTCTCCCGGGAGATGCGCAAGAACCTCACACAAGAAGAGATGCAGAG AATGTCCACTCGAGTGCTTTTGGCCACTTTGTCTATTCCCATCACCCCTGAGCGCACTGATATCGCTCGTCTGTTGGACATGGATGGCATCATTGTAGAGAAACACCGCAGACTGGCTACTTTACTTGGCCTTCAATCGCCACCCACCCGCCAGAGTCTCATCAACGACATG GTGAGGTTCAACCTGCTTCAGTATGTTGTTCCTGAAGTCAAAGACCTCTACAACTGGTTAGAGATGGACTTCCACCCTCTTAAACTTTGTGGAAGAGTGACTAAG GTGCTGAACTGGGTGAGGGACCAAGCTGAGAAAGAATCAGACCTGCAGCAGTATGTTCCTCACTTGCAGAACAACACCATCCTGAGACTGCTACAACAG GTGGCTCAGATTTACCAGAGCATTGACTTCAGCAGGTTAGCATCTCTGGTACCATTTGTTGATGCTTTCCAGCTGGAGCGCTCAATTGTAGATGCAGCACGGCACTGTGACCTACAG GTGCGCATTGATCATACATCTCGTACACTGAGTTTTGGCTCCGATCTGAACTATTCCACTAAAGAGGATTCTCCAGTAGGTCCGTTCCTACAGAACATGCCCTCTGAACAGATACGGAATCAGCTCACTGCTATGTCATCCTCTTTGGCTAAGGCCATCCAAGTCATCAAACCTCCCTCCATGCTG CAAGAACATGAGGAGCAGAGTCAGCTGGCCATCACAGCCTACCTGAAGAATGCCCGCAAAGAGCATCAGCGCATCCTCGCTCGCCGACAAACGATTGAGGAACGCAAAGAGCGTCTGGAGAGCCTCAACATCCAGAGGGAGAAAGAGGAGCTGGAGCAACGGGAGGCAGAGCTTCAGAAGGTGCGCAAAGCAGAGGAGGAGCGTCTTAGACAGGAGGCCAAAGAGCGAGAAAAGGAGCGCATCATGCAAGAACACGAACAAATCAAAAAGAAGACTGTGCGTGAGAGACTGGAGCAGATCAAGAAGACTGAGCTGGGAGCCAAAGCCTTTAAAGACATTGATATTGAG GATCTGGAGGAGCTGGACCCTGACTTCATCATGGCCAAACAGGTAGAACAGCtagagaaagagaagaaagaaCTTCAGGAGCGTCTGAAAAACCAGGAAAAGAAG ATTGACTACTTTGAGAGAGCCAAGCGCCTTGAGGAGATTCCTCTGATCAAGAAAGCCTACGAGGAGCAGCGCGTCAAAGACATGGAGTTATGGGAGCTGCAGGAGGAAGAGAGG ATCACTAATATGAAGATGGAGCGGGAGAAGGCACTCGAACACAAACAGAGAATGTCAAGGATGATAGAGGACAAGGAGAACTTCTTGTCCAAAATTAAAGCTGCTAGAAGCTTCATTTATGAG GAAAAACTCAAGCAGTTCCAAGAACGTTTGGTTGAGGAGAGGAAGAAGCGTCTTGAGGAGCGAAAGAAGCAGCGTAAGGAGGACAGACGGAAGTCCTTCTATCAGCAGAAAGAGGAGGAAGCTCAGAGAATCCGTGAGGAACAGCTCAAGAAAG AGCGGGAAGAGCGTGAACGCTTGGAACAGGAGCAAAGAGAGGAGGAAGAACGCGAATACCAGGAGCGCCTACGTAAGCTGGAGGAACAGGAGAGAAAGCAGCGTGCCCGACAACAGGAAATTGAGGAGCGTGAACGCCGCAAGGAGGAGGAGAGGAAGGCACCAGAAGAAAAACCCACCAAG GAATGGAGTGAACGGGAAGAAGGCGGCTGGAGGAAGCGTGGTGAGGGCGAATCAGAGTGGCGACGTCCTGTTCCTGACCG GGACTGGCGTCAGGAGGGGCGTGAAGGCCGTGAAGACAATGAGCGTGAAGACCGTGAGCGTGAAACACCCTTCCGGAGAGGAGGAGACATTTCTCGTCGTGGTGGTTCAGATGACAGAGGACTCCGCCGTGGCTTTGATGACGAACGAGGTCTGCGCCGAGGAGGTGACGAGGACCGTGCACCCAGACGGGGCTTTGATGAGGACCGTGCACCCAGACGGGGCTTTGACGATGACCGAGGACCCCGAAGAGGCGATGACGAACGCGCACCAAGGCGTGGAATGGACGAAGACCGTGGCCCCAGACGAGGTGATGATGACCGTGGCCCAAGAAGAGTCTTTGATGACGACCGTGGGCCCCGCAGAGGCATGGATGAACCCAGAGGGCCTCGACGTGGCGCAGATGATGACTGGGGCCCCAGAAGAGGAGGAGGGGATGATGAGAGGGGAGGCCGCAGGGGTATGGATGACTCTGGCCCACGTCGTGGAGATGACGCTAGACCCTGGAAACCGCTTGGGAGACCAG GTGGATGGAGAGAGCGAGAGAAGGCGAGAGAAGAAAGCTGGGGACCCCCTCGTGATGATGGCCAAGATGATGGTGAGAATGAGGGAGATGAACGTCACGAGGGAGACCGATTTAGAGATCGCCGCCCTCCcag
- the eif3s10 gene encoding eukaryotic translation initiation factor 3 subunit A isoform X1, producing the protein MPAYFQRPENALKRANEFLEVGKKQPALDVLYDVIKSKKHRTWQKIHEPIMLKYLELCVDLRKSHLAKEGLYQYKNICQQVNIKSLEDVVRAYLKLAEEKTETAKEESQQMVLDIEDLDNIQTPESVLLSAVSGEDTQDRTDRLLLTPWVKFLWESYRQCLDLLRNNSKVERLYHDIAQQAFKFCLQYTRKAEFRKLCDNLRMHLGQIQRHHNQSTAINLNNPESQSMHLETRLVQLDSAISMELWQEAFKAVEDIHGLFALSKKPPKPQLMANYYNKVSTVFWKSGNALFHACTLHRLYHLSREMRKNLTQEEMQRMSTRVLLATLSIPITPERTDIARLLDMDGIIVEKHRRLATLLGLQSPPTRQSLINDMVRFNLLQYVVPEVKDLYNWLEMDFHPLKLCGRVTKVLNWVRDQAEKESDLQQYVPHLQNNTILRLLQQVAQIYQSIDFSRLASLVPFVDAFQLERSIVDAARHCDLQVRIDHTSRTLSFGSDLNYSTKEDSPVGPFLQNMPSEQIRNQLTAMSSSLAKAIQVIKPPSMLQEHEEQSQLAITAYLKNARKEHQRILARRQTIEERKERLESLNIQREKEELEQREAELQKVRKAEEERLRQEAKEREKERIMQEHEQIKKKTVRERLEQIKKTELGAKAFKDIDIEDLEELDPDFIMAKQVEQLEKEKKELQERLKNQEKKIDYFERAKRLEEIPLIKKAYEEQRVKDMELWELQEEERITNMKMEREKALEHKQRMSRMIEDKENFLSKIKAARSFIYEEKLKQFQERLVEERKKRLEERKKQRKEDRRKSFYQQKEEEAQRIREEQLKKEREERERLEQEQREEEEREYQERLRKLEEQERKQRARQQEIEERERRKEEERKAPEEKPTKEWSEREEGGWRKRGEGESEWRRPVPDRDWRQEGREGREDNEREDRERETPFRRGGDISRRGGSDDRGLRRGFDDERGLRRGGDEDRAPRRGFDEDRAPRRGFDDDRGPRRGDDERAPRRGMDEDRGPRRGDDDRGPRRVFDDDRGPRRGMDEPRGPRRGADDDWGPRRGGGDDERGGRRGMDDSGPRRGDDARPWKPLGRPGVSSGGWREREKAREESWGPPRDDGQDDGENEGDERHEGDRFRDRRPPREEGGGWRRGGGEEQSSWRDSRREDFDRDDRRERPMRDRRDDRDRDIRAPNREPDEGGSWRRGGDERREERKDEKEAPPRPRNPDREVGEKSTWRSDKDKENPRRTKNETDDDGWTTVRR; encoded by the exons ATGCCAGCCTATTTCCAGAGACCGGAGAATGCTCTTAAGCGAGCAAACG AGTTTCTCGAAGTTGGTAAAAAGCAGCCTGCTTTGGATGTGCTCTACGATGTCATCAAGAGCAAAAAACATCGAACATGGCAGAAGATACACGAGCCTATTATGCTCAAGTACCTGGAGCTCTGTGTGGACCTACGCAAGAGCCACTTGGCAAAGGAGGGACTGTATCAGTACAAAAACATCTGTCAACAG GTGAATATCAAATCTTTGGAGGATGTAGTCCGTGCTTACCTGAAACTTGCAGAAGAGAAGACCGAGACGGCGAAAGAGGAGTCTCAGCAAATGGTGCTGGACATTGaggatcttgacaacattcagACCCCAGAAAG TGTTCTGTTGAGTGCTGTTAGTGGTGAAGACACTCAAGACCGTACTGACAGACTTCTGCTCACGCCATGGGTCAAGTTCTTGTGGGAGTCGTACCGCCAGTGCCTGGACCTGCTAAGGAATAACTCCAAAGTGGAGCGCCTTTACCATGACATTGCTCAGCAAG CGTTTAAGTTTTGCCTGCAGTACACTCGTAAAGCAGAGTTCCGTAAGCTGTGTGACAACCTGCGAATGCACTTGGGACAGATCCAGCGACATCACAACCAGAGCACTGCCATCAACCTGAACAATCCTGAGAGCCAGTCCATGCACCTGGAGACACGTCTGGTCCAGCTGGACAGCGCTATTAGCATGGAGCTGTGGCAG GAAGCTTTCAAAGCAGTTGAAGACATTCATGGATTGTTTGCCCTCTCAAAGAAGCCCCCTAAACCCCAGCTTATGGCCAACTACTACAATAAGGTGTCCACTGTATTCTGGAAGTCTGGCAATGCCTTATTCCATGCCTGCACCCTACACAGGCTCTATCACCTCTCCCGGGAGATGCGCAAGAACCTCACACAAGAAGAGATGCAGAG AATGTCCACTCGAGTGCTTTTGGCCACTTTGTCTATTCCCATCACCCCTGAGCGCACTGATATCGCTCGTCTGTTGGACATGGATGGCATCATTGTAGAGAAACACCGCAGACTGGCTACTTTACTTGGCCTTCAATCGCCACCCACCCGCCAGAGTCTCATCAACGACATG GTGAGGTTCAACCTGCTTCAGTATGTTGTTCCTGAAGTCAAAGACCTCTACAACTGGTTAGAGATGGACTTCCACCCTCTTAAACTTTGTGGAAGAGTGACTAAG GTGCTGAACTGGGTGAGGGACCAAGCTGAGAAAGAATCAGACCTGCAGCAGTATGTTCCTCACTTGCAGAACAACACCATCCTGAGACTGCTACAACAG GTGGCTCAGATTTACCAGAGCATTGACTTCAGCAGGTTAGCATCTCTGGTACCATTTGTTGATGCTTTCCAGCTGGAGCGCTCAATTGTAGATGCAGCACGGCACTGTGACCTACAG GTGCGCATTGATCATACATCTCGTACACTGAGTTTTGGCTCCGATCTGAACTATTCCACTAAAGAGGATTCTCCAGTAGGTCCGTTCCTACAGAACATGCCCTCTGAACAGATACGGAATCAGCTCACTGCTATGTCATCCTCTTTGGCTAAGGCCATCCAAGTCATCAAACCTCCCTCCATGCTG CAAGAACATGAGGAGCAGAGTCAGCTGGCCATCACAGCCTACCTGAAGAATGCCCGCAAAGAGCATCAGCGCATCCTCGCTCGCCGACAAACGATTGAGGAACGCAAAGAGCGTCTGGAGAGCCTCAACATCCAGAGGGAGAAAGAGGAGCTGGAGCAACGGGAGGCAGAGCTTCAGAAGGTGCGCAAAGCAGAGGAGGAGCGTCTTAGACAGGAGGCCAAAGAGCGAGAAAAGGAGCGCATCATGCAAGAACACGAACAAATCAAAAAGAAGACTGTGCGTGAGAGACTGGAGCAGATCAAGAAGACTGAGCTGGGAGCCAAAGCCTTTAAAGACATTGATATTGAG GATCTGGAGGAGCTGGACCCTGACTTCATCATGGCCAAACAGGTAGAACAGCtagagaaagagaagaaagaaCTTCAGGAGCGTCTGAAAAACCAGGAAAAGAAG ATTGACTACTTTGAGAGAGCCAAGCGCCTTGAGGAGATTCCTCTGATCAAGAAAGCCTACGAGGAGCAGCGCGTCAAAGACATGGAGTTATGGGAGCTGCAGGAGGAAGAGAGG ATCACTAATATGAAGATGGAGCGGGAGAAGGCACTCGAACACAAACAGAGAATGTCAAGGATGATAGAGGACAAGGAGAACTTCTTGTCCAAAATTAAAGCTGCTAGAAGCTTCATTTATGAG GAAAAACTCAAGCAGTTCCAAGAACGTTTGGTTGAGGAGAGGAAGAAGCGTCTTGAGGAGCGAAAGAAGCAGCGTAAGGAGGACAGACGGAAGTCCTTCTATCAGCAGAAAGAGGAGGAAGCTCAGAGAATCCGTGAGGAACAGCTCAAGAAAG AGCGGGAAGAGCGTGAACGCTTGGAACAGGAGCAAAGAGAGGAGGAAGAACGCGAATACCAGGAGCGCCTACGTAAGCTGGAGGAACAGGAGAGAAAGCAGCGTGCCCGACAACAGGAAATTGAGGAGCGTGAACGCCGCAAGGAGGAGGAGAGGAAGGCACCAGAAGAAAAACCCACCAAG GAATGGAGTGAACGGGAAGAAGGCGGCTGGAGGAAGCGTGGTGAGGGCGAATCAGAGTGGCGACGTCCTGTTCCTGACCG GGACTGGCGTCAGGAGGGGCGTGAAGGCCGTGAAGACAATGAGCGTGAAGACCGTGAGCGTGAAACACCCTTCCGGAGAGGAGGAGACATTTCTCGTCGTGGTGGTTCAGATGACAGAGGACTCCGCCGTGGCTTTGATGACGAACGAGGTCTGCGCCGAGGAGGTGACGAGGACCGTGCACCCAGACGGGGCTTTGATGAGGACCGTGCACCCAGACGGGGCTTTGACGATGACCGAGGACCCCGAAGAGGCGATGACGAACGCGCACCAAGGCGTGGAATGGACGAAGACCGTGGCCCCAGACGAGGTGATGATGACCGTGGCCCAAGAAGAGTCTTTGATGACGACCGTGGGCCCCGCAGAGGCATGGATGAACCCAGAGGGCCTCGACGTGGCGCAGATGATGACTGGGGCCCCAGAAGAGGAGGAGGGGATGATGAGAGGGGAGGCCGCAGGGGTATGGATGACTCTGGCCCACGTCGTGGAGATGACGCTAGACCCTGGAAACCGCTTGGGAGACCAGGTGTGAGCTCTG GTGGATGGAGAGAGCGAGAGAAGGCGAGAGAAGAAAGCTGGGGACCCCCTCGTGATGATGGCCAAGATGATGGTGAGAATGAGGGAGATGAACGTCACGAGGGAGACCGATTTAGAGATCGCCGCCCTCCcag
- the dennd10 gene encoding DENN domain-containing protein 10, with product MVYKSLKDQKQLNVDKEWNMATSEMMLSLGLIEKDVNADTLWVWCYPSISADLREVLLRKCCLSLNNQVLHTFVFGQYCRTWYYITTVEVQEPTALKKVTHFTIVITAKDFNPEKYAAFSRVLCRTYIKHGSPVKMMECYIAVLTKGICQSDENGSFLIKDYDVRKAYLAGSLKDVVSQFGMETIILYTALMLKKRVVVYHPRIEALLEFTRALPGLVWHRKDWSILHPFVHLYDNELENLKLCTGYVAGFVDPEVRDRSDLFDVYVNLLDSEITVSQNAKEAMAMGKLHKEIGNFIVQAAEDTDRTDAQVIKDISVKTKEILSNLISLADEAENSKLTLETLKQRHYPPATENFLFHLAAAEQLLKI from the exons ATGGTTTACAAATCATTGAAGGATcagaaacagcttaacgtggatAAGGAATGGAATATGGCTACATCTGAGATGATGCTGAGTCTTGGACTAATTG AaaaagatgtaaatgcagacactCTTTGGGTTTGGTGTTATCCTTCCATCAGTGCTGATCTGCGAGAGGTTCTGTTGAGGAAATGTTGCCTGTCGTTGAACAATCAGGTGCTGCACACATTTGTGTTTGGACAATACTGCCGAACCTGGTACTATATCACCACTGTCGAGGTTCAGGAGCCAACTGCGCTTAAAAAG GTGACACATTTCACAATAGTTATCACGGCTAAGGACTTTAACCCTGAAAAATATGCTGCATTCAGTAGAGTTCTGTGCAG gACGTATATCAAACATGGAAGTCCTGTGAAgatgatggaatgctacattgcTGTTCTAACCAAAGGGATATGCCAGAGTGATGAGAACGGCTCCTTCCTTATTAAAGATTATGACGTCAGGAAAGCCTACCTGGCTGGATCCTTAAAAG ATGTTGTATCACAATTTGGTATGGAGACCATCATCCTTTACACAGCACTAATGTTGAAAAAAAGAGTGGTGGTCTATCACCCACGGATTGAGGCGCTGCTGGAGTTCACAAG AGCTCTTCCTGGACTGGTATGGCATAGAAAAGACTGGTCCATCCTCCACCCTTTTGTTCACCTGTATGATAATGAGCTGGAAAACCTCAAGCTGTGCACGG GATATGTTGCAGGGTTTGTCGATCCTGAAGTCAGAGACAGATCAGATCTGTTTGATGTGTATGTTAATCTTCTAGACAGTGAAATCACTGTGTCACAAAATGCCAAAG AGGCAATGGCTATGGGAAAACTCCATAAAGAGATCGGCAACTTCATTGTCCAGGCTGCAGAGGACACTGATCGTACAGATGCGCAGGTTATTAAG GATATTTCAGTAAAAACTAAAGAGATTCTCAGCAACCTGATATCTCTCGCTGATGAAGCAGAGAACTCTAAATTGACTTTGGAGACTCTAAAGCAGCGGCACTACCCTCCAGCGACTGAAAACTTCCTCTTCCACTTAGCGGCAGCTGAGCAGCTCCTAAAGATCTGA